The proteins below are encoded in one region of Saccopteryx leptura isolate mSacLep1 chromosome 1, mSacLep1_pri_phased_curated, whole genome shotgun sequence:
- the CCDC88B gene encoding coiled-coil domain-containing protein 88B: MDGGTGPRLRAFLSGSLATWALGLAGLVGEAEEPEREEEEEGEGPLYPEKRLLQLSDGALLLRVLGIIVPTSRGGPQTIRGRDGPAAWRVRNLNFLWSRLRDFYQEELQLLILSPPPDLQTLGFDPFSEEAVEELEGVLRLLLGASVQCEHRELFIRHIQGLSLEVQSELAAAIQEVTQPGAGMVLALAGPEPGELAPSELETLSRSLMGTLLRLARERDVGAQRLAELLLEREQAPLLPEAPARTPLEGPSNHLALQLANTKAQLRRLRQELEEKAELLLDSQEEVQGLEAEIRRLRQEAQTLSGQAKRAELYREEAEALRERAGRLPRLQEDLRRCRERLQAAESCRGQLEEERELSRTLEASKALLEERLEAAQERCARLHETQRENLLLRTRLGEAHAELGSLRHQVDQLAEENVELELELQRSLEPPPGSPGEAPLPGAPPSIQDEVREVEAGRLRTLEQENRELRTLLQVLQRQPGGQHPLLEEQSEDSTAPELPGAPQTCRASDHGSQDLVGQAGDEDSQALDLASPAADSALRGLAECPQMFDPDPQARERPLQTPAMASHPSDVMPQESGPTIETQESLEKVGHRASPQSSVSVTPPQGPEIKIQAQLSLGRETGESAPKAQGQRQEAPESEPGPTEPSLHVHLGEQGSPCQQLDAPKEQMEAREQDQQLERRTQGPAQQKPQQKWEVAPEAQALEGPTSGEILTSGDPEQEALREEVARLRREAEALRAELEVQARKLEARGTEVARLSEELAQARRAEGEAHREAEAQIQEQARLREAVEAAGRELEAASREREALAEALAAAGRERRQWEREGPRLRARAEAAEEQLQELESKSRQHLEEAERERRERQVLREELEKAMVRGQELGARLERLQRELEQATLERQEFLREREFQHQRYQGLEQQLKTELQAVTTGKEEAMMELKARALRLEEELFRLRQGSVGQEPKEPMEPRTVEAQSGRLIEVERSNATLAAEKAALQGQLSLLEGQLGSLQGRAQELLQQSQRAQEHSTRLQAEKSVLETQGQELHRKLGVLEEEVRAARRSHEETRGQQQALLRDHEALAQLQRRQEAELEGLLTRHRELKANMRALELAHRELQGRHEQLQAQRANVEAQELALLAERERLMQDGQRQRGLEEELQRLQSEHDRAQALLAEVSRERGELQGERGELRGRLARLELERTQLEVQSQRLRESNQQLDLSACRLTTQCELLTELRSAQEEENRQLLAEVQALSRENRQLLERSLESRDHLHREQREYLDQLNALRREKQKLVEKIMDQYRVLEPGPLPRAKKGNWLADKVKRLMRPRREGFLPGGPRPWADGAGSTESLGAPPEMELSEGREADGTGSPAPAPMRRAQSSLCLRDETLASGQRRKLSSRFLVGRSSESFSPGDTPRQRFRQRRPGPLGTPHSYGKGSGVGWDGSVETLAEQEADGSREGPQVQEPEKHPLTPSLSQ, from the exons ATGGATGGGGGCACAGGGCCCAGACTCAGAGCCTTCCTGAGTGGGAGTCTGGCCACCTGG GCGCTGGGACTGGCTGGGCTGGTGGGAGAGGCTGAGGAACccgagagggaagaggaggaggaaggagaggggcccCTTTATCCGGAGAAGAGGCTTTTGCAGCTCAGTGATGGGGCCCTGCTCCTCCGGGTGCTTGGCATCAT TGTCCCTACTTCCCGAGGGGGCCCTCAGACCATCAGAGGCCGTGATGGTCCTGCAGCCTGGAGGGTGCGTAACCTGAACTTCCTGTGGAGCCGACTGAGGGACTTTTACCAG GAGGAGCTGCAGTTGCTGATCCTGTCACCACCCCCAGACCTTCAGACACTGGGGTTTGACCCTTTCTCAG AGGAGgcggtggaggagctggaaggggTTCTTCGCCTGTTGCTGGGAGCATCGGTGCAG TGTGAGCACCGGGAACTCTTCATCCGGCACATCCAGGGCCTCAGCCTGGAGGTCCAGAGTGAGCTGGCTGCTGCCATCCAGGAG GTGACTCAGCCCGGGGCAGGCATGGTGCTGGCACTGGCTGGGCCCGAGCCTGGGGAGCTGGCACCTTCAGAGTTGGAGACACTGTCCCGGAGCCTGATGGGAACACTATTGAGACTGGCGCGGGAGCGTGATGTGGGGGCCCAG CGGCTGGCTGAACTGCTGTTGGAGCGAGAACAAGCCCCCTTGTTGCCCGAGGCTCCTGCTAGGACTCCTCTGGAGGGCCCCTCCAACCACTTGGCCCTGCAGCTGGCCAACACGAAGGCCCAGCTACGGCGCCTGCGCCAGGAGCT GGAGGAGAAGGCCGAGTTGCTGCTCGACTCCCAGGAGGAGGTGCAGGGCTTGGAGGCTGAAATTCGAAGGCTCCGCCAGGAG GCCCAGACACTGTCGGGACAGGCCAAGCGGGCCGAGCTGTACCGCGAAGAGGCGGAGGCGCTGCGGGAGCGGGCAGGCCGCCTGCCCCGCCTGCAGGAGGATCTGCGACGCTGTCGGGAGCGGTTGCAAGCAGCGGAGTCCTGCCGGGGCCAGCTGGAG GAGGAGCGGGAGCTCTCCAGAACGCTGGAGGCCTCGAAGGCATTGCTGGAGGAGCGGCTGGAGGCCGCTCAAGAGCGCTGTGCTCGGCTGCACGAGACCCAGCGCGAGAACCTGCTTCTGCGGACCCGGCTGGGCGAGGCTCATGCG GAACTGGGCTCTTTGCGACATCAGGTGGACCAGCTGGCAGAGGAGAAtgtggagctggagctggagcttcAGCGGAGCCTGGAGCCACCCCCGGGCTCTCCTGGGGAGG CACCCCTGCCGGGAGCGCCCCCCTCGATACAAGATgaagtgagggaggtggaggctgGGCGGCTGCGGACCCTGGAGCAGGAGAACCGGGAGCTCCGAACCCTGCTGCAGGTGTTACAAAGGCAGCCAGGTGGTCAG CACCCCCTGCTGGAGGAGCAGAGTGAGGACTCCACGGCTCCAGAGCTGCCTGGGGCTCCCCAGACTTGCCGGGCCTCTGACCATGGCTCCCAGGACTTGGTTGGCCAAGCCGGGGATGAAGATTCCCAGGCCTTGGACCTGGCTTCCCCAGCAGCAGACTCAGCTCTCAGGGGGTTAGCTGAGTGTCCCCAGATGTTTGATCCAGACCCTCAAGCAAGGGAGAGGCCCCTCCAGACACCTGCCATGGCCTCCCACCCCTCAGACGTGATGCCCCAGGAGTCAGGCCCCACTATAGAGACACAGGAGTCCCTGGAGAAGGTTGGCCACAGAGCCTCTCCCCAGTCCTCTGTCTCTGTGACTCCACCTCAGGGTCCAGAGATCAAAATTCAGGCCCAGCTGTCATTGGGAAGAGAGACTGGGGAGTCAGCGCCCAAGGCCCAGGGGCAAAGACAGGAGGCGCCTGAGAGCGAGCCCGGACCTACAGAGCCCAGCCTCCACGTGCATTTGGGGGAGCAGGGGTCCCCGTGTCAGCAGCTGGACGCACCCAAGGAGCAGATGGAGGCCAGAGAGCAGGACCAGCAGCTGGAGAGGAGGACCCAGGGTCCGGCCCAGCAGAAACCACAGCAGAAGTGGGAAGTGGCTCCTGAGGCCCAGGCCTTGGAGGGGCCAACCTCCGGAGAGATCCTGACGAGTGGGGACCCAGAGCAGGAGGCCCTCAGAGAGGAGGTGGCTCGGCTGAGGAGAGAGGCTGAGGCCCTTCGAGCTGAGCTGGAGGTCCAGGCTCGGAAGCTGGAGGCCCGAGGCACGGAGGTTGCTCGCCTCTCCGAGGAGCTGGCGCAGGCCCGGAGGGCAGAGGGCGAGGCCCACCGGGAGGCAGAGGCCCAGATCCAGGAGCAGGCCCGGCTGCGGGAGGCAGTGGAGGCAGCCGGACGGGAGCTAGAGGCTGCATCGCGGGAGCGGGAGGCCctggcagaggccctggcagCCGCAGGCCGGGAGCGGAGGCAGTGGGAGCGCGAGGGACCCAGGCTGCGGGCCCGGGCCGAGGCCGCCGAggagcagctgcaggagctggaGAGCAAGAGCCGCCAGCATCTGGAGGAGGCCGAGCGGGAGCGCCGGGAGAGACAGGTCCTCCGCGAG GAGCTGGAGAAGGCCATGGTGCGGGGCCAGGAGCTGGGGGCCCGGCTGGAGCGTCTGCAGAGGGAGCTGGAGCAGGCGACTCTGGAGCGCCAGGAGTTTCTGCGGGAACGAGAGTTCCAGCACCAGAG GTACCAGGGCCTGGAGCAGCAGCTGAAAACTGAGCTGCAGGCAGTGACCACAGGCAAGGAAGAGGCAATGATGGAGCTCAAGGCGAGGGCCCTGCGGCTGGAAGAGGAGCTGTTCCGG CTGCGCCAGGGTTCTGTGGGGCAGGAGCCCAAGGAACCCATGGAGCCGAGAACCGTGGAGGCCCAGAGTGGGCGGCTTATTGAGGTGGAGCGCAGC AATGCAACACTGGCGGCCGAGAAGGCCGCTCTGCAGGGGCAGCTGAGCCTCCTGGAGGGACAGCTGGGGAGCCTGCAAGGCCGTGCCCAGGAACTGCTGCAGCAGAGCCAacgggcacaggagcacagcacTCGCCTCCAG GCTGAGAAGTCTGTGCTGGAGACGCAGGGCCAGGAGCTGCACAGGAAGCTGggggtgctggaggaggaggtgcgGGCAGCGCGGCGGTCCCACGAGGAGACCCGCGGGCAGCAGCAGGCCTTGCTGCGGGACCACGAGGCCCTGGCCCAGCTGCAGCGGCGGCAGGAGGCCGAGCTTGAGGGGCTGCTGACCCGACACCGAGAGCTCAAGGCCAACATGCGGGCACTGGAGCTTGCCCACCGGGAGCTGCAGGGCCG GCATGAGCAGCTGCAGGCCCAGAGGGCCAACGTGGAGGCACAGGAGTTGGCTCTGCTGGCAGAGCGCGAACGCCTGATGCAGGATGGGCAGCGGCAGCGgggcctggaggaggagctgcAGCGGCTGCAGAGCGAACACGACAG GGCGCAGGCGCTGCTGGCAGAGGTGTCCCGGGAACGAGGCGAGCTGCAGGGGGAGCGCGGGGAGCTGCGGGGCCGGCTGGCACGGCTGGAGCTGGAGCGGACGCAGCTGGAGGTGCAGAGCCAGCGGCTGCGGGAGTCCAACCAGCAGCTGGACCTGAGCGCCTGCCGGCTGACCACGCagtgtgag CTGCTGACTGAGCTGCGGAGCGCCCAGGAGGAGGAGAACCGGCAGCTGCTGGCAGAGGTGCAGGCCCTGAGCCGGGAGAACCGGCAGCTCCTGGAGCGCAGCCTGGAGAGCCGGGACCACCTGCACCGAGAGCAGCGCGAGTACCT GGACCAGCTCAATGCCTTGCGCCGTGAGAAGCAGAAGCTGGTGGAGAAGATCATGGACCAGTACCGCGTGCTGGAGCCTGGGCCCCTGCCCCGGGCCAA GAAGGGCAACTGGCTGGCAGACAAGGTGAAGAGGCTGATGCGGCCCCGGCGGGAGGGGTTCCTCCCTGGGGGGCCGCGCCCGTGGGCCGACGGGGCCGGCAGCACCGAGAGCCTGGGGGCCCCCCCGGAGATGGAGCTCTCTGAGGGCAGGGAGGCGGATGGGACAG GGTCCCCTGCACCGGCACCCATGCGCCGGGCCCAGAGCTCCCTCTGCCTGCGGGACGAGACTCTGGCCAGCGGGCAGCGGCGGAAACTCAGCTCCAGATTCCTGGTGGGGCGAAGCTCTGAGTCATTCAGCCCCGGGGACACCCCCCGGCAGCGGTTCCGGCAGCGCCGGCCAGGGCCGCTGGGGACACCCCACTCCTATGGCAAAG GATCTGGCGTGGGATGGGATGGCTCCGTCGAGACCCTGGCGGAACAAGAAGCAGATGGCAGCCGAGAGG GCCCCCAGGTGCAGGAACCGGAGAAACATCCTCTCAccccttccctcagccagtgA